The Sorangiineae bacterium MSr11954 DNA segment GACGGTGTGGACCGGACGGAGCCGCAGTGGCCTCTGCCCGTGGAGTCACCGCCTTTGTCCAACTACGACGTCACCGAGGAGACGGTGCTGGACAAGACGACCGGCCTCATGTGGCAACGCCGGATGACGATCGAAGACGTGTGGGCCGAAGCCTCCGGCGCGTGCGCCAAGCTCGCCCTAGCGGGCTATCGCGATTGGCGCTTGGCGACGCGTATCGAGATGATCAGCCTCCTCGACTACGGTCCCAATGCCGAGTACATGAACCCGAATATCTTTTCGCAAAGGACGAACATCTCGCCCCAATGGACGGCATCGAAGTATGTCGTACAGCCGACCTCGGACGCGCGCTGGGTGGTGCGGGTGCTCGACGCCGTCGTCGCACATTGGGACGAGGCCTCCAGCGAAAAGTTTCCGGTGCGATGCGTCCGCGGGGGCAAGACGTCCTCGTCGCCCCGCTTCGTGCCGAGCGGTACCACCGTGCTGGACGCGCGCACGGGGCTCTCGTGGGAAAAAGGGACGAGCGAGCCGCTGGATTTCACGAGCGCGCGGCAACGGTGTGAAGCCTTGGAGCCCGCGGGCTTTCGCCTCCCCAATGTGCGCGAGCTTCAAACCCTGATCGACGAGACGCGAACCGAAGCCCCTACGTGGAATGGCGTCTTCGATAAGCCCGCCGCCGGCACGGCCCTCGGCGTCTGGAGCAGCACCGTACGTACGCGCACCCGCACCGGGACCCTCGTCGTCGACTTCGCGACCGGCGGCACCAAGTTGAACGAATCGGCGGACACCCGGATGCGCGCGCGCTGCGTGCGCTGAGCGGCCGACGCGCGAACCTGCGTCTCCCGCCGGGGACGACTGCACGCTTGTAAAAGCGCTTCGATAAGCGCCGTGGCGGGCCGCGCGCGCAGGTTGGGACGGTCTTCACCGTCGGCCTCGTGCCGCACTGCGTATCCAGGCCATCTCCGGCCGGCGAATCGTGCACGTGGCGTTGCTCCGGCTCTGCCAAAACTTTGCACGACGGACGGACCATCGCGGGGCCATCTAACGGAGGTATGTTTCCCGTGCACGAGGACGAGGGTTCTCCATCGGGCCCTCCAATTGAGACTTACGACGAATCGGATGCCACGTCCCTCCAGGAGCTCGTTGCCCTTGCAGAGCAGCGCCAACGTAGGAGACAGGAAGAGATCCTCCGCGCCGAGGTCGTTGCCAACGAGCGACGCGCCATGGAGGAACGCGAATGGGAAGAACGGAGGCAGCGCGCGGCGGCCGCTCGGCTCGAGCGCGAGCGTGCTCCGCTCGTCGCGAACGAGCTCGCAAACGAAGGACGGATCGAGCCCGCGCCGCCGCCTCTCGAACGTGAGAGCGGCCCTTACACCAAAGTAATCGCCGCGCTGCTGGGGGCGGTGTTCGCCTTGGTCGTCCTCGACTCGGCGTACTATCTGCTGTTCTCGCGCGCGCGCATCGTGCAATTGGCCGAGGCCTCGCGGCGGGTGCTCGAAGAGCACAAGGTCGTGCTGGCGCAGATGGAACGCGCCCTCGATACCGAGCGAACCAAGGCCGCCGCGCTCGCGGGCGAGCTGACCGAGGCCCACAAGACCAACGCGCGGCTCGAACGCGAGCTCTTCTCGGCGCGCCGCGATCGCCTCACGCGCGCGCCAAGCACGCCGGCCCTCGCGGCAGCAGCTGCGCCGACAGTGCCCTCCATCGTGGTCATGACCGTGCCTCGCCCGTCGTCGCGACCCTACGCCACCCCGCTCGACGACATGGCGAAGAGGCCCGCGCCGCGCACCGAGGAAGCGCAGGCGGCCCCTTGCCACCCGGGGGACCCGCTCTGTAGCCATTTGTGAATCATTCGCAAGAGGCGAGGACGTGCCACGCGTTCATGATTTGAATCGCAAGCTCACGAGCACGGTGCGCGGGACGCCTGGCGTGAGCTGCGTGCCGTAGATCGACGAAACGAAGTACTGCCGTGCGTTGAAGACGTTATCGAGGTGGAGCGCGAGCTCGACCTGACCAAAGGTATAGTAGCCCGCGGCGCTCGCGAGCGCATATGCGGGCATGGGTACGGTGTTTTCGACATTGGCCCATTGGCTTCCAACGATCCGCACCCCCGCGCCGGCGCCCAGCCCCCAGGGGAACCGATAGCTCCCCCAGGCGGTCAACGAATGATCGGGCACATTGGGCGGATTCTTCCCCGCGTAGTTTCCTTCCGAGGATGCGTAGGAATCGTAGCGCGCCAAGGTGTACGCGTACCCCAGGCGCAGCGAGCACCGGTCGACCGGATCCCACGTTGCGCTGACCTCGAAGCCGCGCGACGTCTGCGAGCCCGCCTGCTCGTAGAGACCTTGTCTGCGGGTCACGACCACGTCGGTCTTTCGCAGGTTGTAGGCGGCCACGTCGACGTGAAGACGCCGGCCGAAGGCGTCGGCGCGCGCGCCCAGCTCGTACTGCCGCCCCCGCTCCGGATCGAGCGCGCGGCCATCCGCCGAGACCACCCGCACGGGGCTGAACGACGTCCCTGCGACCCCGTAAAACGTGAGCCAGTCTTTGGGTTGAAGCACGACCCCGGCGCGAAACGTCGCCGCGAGGGCGCTTCGATGCGCCGATGTCTCCGATGCCGGCCGCGCCCCCGCGCTGAAGGTGACCGTCTCCGTATCGTAGCCCCATCGGTCGAGACGGCCGCTCGCGGACAGCTTCACGCCGTCCACGAGCTGCATCGTATCGTGCACGAAAACGCCGTGCGTGACTTGATGCTGCGTGCGGCGGCCGATCTTCTCGGTCGCATAATCCCCCTGCGGATCGAGCCCGTCGCGGTAAGGGACGGGGGCGAGCTCGTCGAGGTAGGGAGCGAGCTCGATGTCCGCGCTGTTGTTGATGAACCGAGGATGATGGGAAAAGAGATACGAAAACTCGTATCCGACCAGCGCCCGATGCGGCACCACGAGGTCTCCGCGCCATTGGCCTTCGACTCGAGCGGACAGCTGATTCCACTCGTGCCCGAGGGCGACCCAATTCCGGCGGACGGTCTGGTTCGGGCCGATGGATAGAGCCTCGGCGGACTTGTATTCGTAGGGATTGTGGCTGATCGCGACGCTCGTCGTCCATTTGATGCGATCGGTGGGGTTGTGGGAGTACTCGAGGACGGCATCGTAGAAGGAGCCATCCAGGTAATCCCACGGGGTATTGAAGCGACGATCGAGCGGGATCTCGGCGGGAACGGAGCCGCGCTCGGTCGGTAATCCGGTATCGGTGGAGAAGTGGAGCTTCTGATGACGCGCGCGGAGCACGAAGCGGTGCCGCGCGAAAGGTGACCATTGCAGCGCGCCCGCGAAATTGGCGCTGGACGAGCGCGCCCGGCGAAAGTCGTCGTCATCCACGATCCCCGCGTCCGCGCGAAACGCGAGGTGCTCGCCCAGCGGTCCGGTGACCCCGGCGGTGGCGCGGCGCATGAGCGTTGGACCGCCCACCGCGAGCGAGCCGTCGTAACCAAAGCGTCTGGAGGGCTGTTTGTGGACGAAGTTCACGACGCCGCCCACCCCACCGTAGCCATAGAGGGCGGACGCGGGGCCTTTGAGCACCTCGATGCGATCGATGCCGGCCAGGTTGCCGGTCGGCGCCGAACCGATGACCTGAAATCGCGCGTCGCGAACGCCGTCGACCAGGCTCACGAACTCCTTGAAGCCGCGGATGGTCATCGTGGTGAACCCGCCGTACTCGAGCTGAGGTTGCAGCCCCGCGACCCACGACAGCGCCCCCACCACATTGGCCGCGCCGCGCTCCTCGAGGTCGCGGTGGGTCAGCACATGAACCGTGGCGGGAATGTCGCGAAGCGGCTCCCGGATACGCGAGCCGACGGTGGGCTCTCGCTTTCCCGTGACCTTGATCTCGGTCGCGACGGGCTCGTTCGAGGCTGGCGGTGCGGTCGCCGGCGCCGGCTGAGCGAGGCCCATACGCGCTGCCGCGATCGTGCATGTGGCGACGAGCGCCGCGCAGGCTCGAGGGGACGACCGCGGGTAAAAAGGGGAGGGGGTGATCATTCAAGCGAGTCCTTCGAACGCGCGACCCGCTCGCGGAGCTGTTCGACGAGCACGTACAAGGTTGGGATGAAGAAGACGTTCAACACGGTGGAGAGCGCCATGCCCCCGAAGACGGCGGTGCCCAGAGAGCGGCGGCTCGCAGCGCCGGCGCCGGTGGCCATGAGCAAGGGGAAGAGTCCGAGGAGGAAGGGGACGGAGGTCATCAAGATGGGGCGCAAGCGCATCTCCGAGGCGGCGATCGCGGCGCGAACGATGGGCGTGCCCTGACCGCGCAGCTCTTTGGCGAACTCCACGATGAGCACCGCGTTCTTGCTGGCGAGTCCGATCATCATGACCAAACCCACTTGGCAGAAGACATCGTTGGCGTAGCCGCGGCACCATTGGCCGAGCAGCGCGCCGA contains these protein-coding regions:
- a CDS encoding DUF1566 domain-containing protein is translated as MRLVFVALVAGSGAIGCRSILGIDDDATLFSTLDGGGDLPPRDGGRPDAGRDPVPDGGSTDASKEHDGALPGDGVDRTEPQWPLPVESPPLSNYDVTEETVLDKTTGLMWQRRMTIEDVWAEASGACAKLALAGYRDWRLATRIEMISLLDYGPNAEYMNPNIFSQRTNISPQWTASKYVVQPTSDARWVVRVLDAVVAHWDEASSEKFPVRCVRGGKTSSSPRFVPSGTTVLDARTGLSWEKGTSEPLDFTSARQRCEALEPAGFRLPNVRELQTLIDETRTEAPTWNGVFDKPAAGTALGVWSSTVRTRTRTGTLVVDFATGGTKLNESADTRMRARCVR
- a CDS encoding TonB-dependent receptor, encoding MGLAQPAPATAPPASNEPVATEIKVTGKREPTVGSRIREPLRDIPATVHVLTHRDLEERGAANVVGALSWVAGLQPQLEYGGFTTMTIRGFKEFVSLVDGVRDARFQVIGSAPTGNLAGIDRIEVLKGPASALYGYGGVGGVVNFVHKQPSRRFGYDGSLAVGGPTLMRRATAGVTGPLGEHLAFRADAGIVDDDDFRRARSSSANFAGALQWSPFARHRFVLRARHQKLHFSTDTGLPTERGSVPAEIPLDRRFNTPWDYLDGSFYDAVLEYSHNPTDRIKWTTSVAISHNPYEYKSAEALSIGPNQTVRRNWVALGHEWNQLSARVEGQWRGDLVVPHRALVGYEFSYLFSHHPRFINNSADIELAPYLDELAPVPYRDGLDPQGDYATEKIGRRTQHQVTHGVFVHDTMQLVDGVKLSASGRLDRWGYDTETVTFSAGARPASETSAHRSALAATFRAGVVLQPKDWLTFYGVAGTSFSPVRVVSADGRALDPERGRQYELGARADAFGRRLHVDVAAYNLRKTDVVVTRRQGLYEQAGSQTSRGFEVSATWDPVDRCSLRLGYAYTLARYDSYASSEGNYAGKNPPNVPDHSLTAWGSYRFPWGLGAGAGVRIVGSQWANVENTVPMPAYALASAAGYYTFGQVELALHLDNVFNARQYFVSSIYGTQLTPGVPRTVLVSLRFKS